DNA from Pseudomonadota bacterium:
CTCCTCTTCTTTCATCTTCCGTTTTATCAGCGAATGTCCGGTTTTCCACATGATTGCCCGGCCGCCCATCCCCTTGATGGCATCAAAGAGGGTCTGGGAACATTTAACATCAGCGACGATGGCGGCATCCGGATGTTTCTTGAGAATTTCAGCGGCATAAATAATCAGCAGCTGATCTCCCCAGATAGCTTTCCCCCGGTTGTCCACCACCCCGAGGCGGTCGGCATCGCCGTCATAGGCTACCCCTACGTGGGCTTTTTCCTTCTTGACCGCCTTTTTTAAATCAACCAGGTTTTCTTCCACCGTGGGATCCGGATGATGATGGGGAAAGGAGCCGTCCGGCTCGCAGTAAAGACAGCGATAGTGAAAACCGAGGCGCTCAAGAATGGCCGGCAGCACCAGGCCGGCGGTACCGTTGCCGGCATCGGCAATCAGGTGGATGGGAGCCTTATGAGCCTGGTTAAATTGTTTCAGCGCCTGGAACTGATTTTCCAGATAGTTCAGGTATGCCGGAATTATTTCGATCTGCTCATAGGTGCCGGTATTCGTATCAAAAGGAAAAGACAGGGCTTCATAGGATTTTTCCCGCAGGTCTTCGATCAGGTCTTCGATGACCGCCCGGCCGTTGAGGGTAATCTTCAGGCCGTTGAACTCCGGCGGATTGTGACTGCCGGTGACCATGATGTTGCCGATTACCTCATCCATGGTTGCCTGGGAAAAGTAGCAGACCGGGGTCAGGCAGAGGCCCAGATCCTTGATGTTGACGCCCTGGTTCCTTAATCCCCGGATCAGGGCGGCGGCGATGCGGGGTGAATGAAGGCGCATGTCCCGGCCCACGGTCAGGGTGATCTGGTCGCCATAGGCTTCCCGGATCATCAGCGCCAGTGATTCACCGAGGACCTCTACCGCTGAATCATGAAGATCATCATCGGCATGGCCACGGATATCGTTTTTACGAAAAATAAGGGGGTTGATTCTCATATGATATGTATTTTTATGGGGCTTTTAAAAATATGAATAGTTGCCGTATTTTCACATTATCGGCAGTTTGAGCAAACACTTTAGCGGCTTAGCAATAAAGTTTTACCCAAAAAGCTCAAAAATTCAGGTAACCACTAAGGTCATGAATATTACAAGGGATTTTTCAACAATATGTCGGTGAGAAAATGGTGAAGAGGGGTGACCATCACTTTGCCGGTTAATGGGTATGTATCCTCAACTGGAGCGATAATAAATGCCTGGTCGGGATTGATGGTGTCAACTGAGTTCCAAAAGCTTTTTGTCACCTTCGGGGCCGTTGAGGCTTTTATTTCTATGGCAATAGTTTTATTGCCTCTGGTCAGAACCAGATCAATCTCAGCTCCGTTTGAAGTCCGGTAATAGGAAGCTTGCCGGCGTGGAAGATGAGTCAATAGA
Protein-coding regions in this window:
- a CDS encoding phosphomannomutase/phosphoglucomutase, translating into MRINPLIFRKNDIRGHADDDLHDSAVEVLGESLALMIREAYGDQITLTVGRDMRLHSPRIAAALIRGLRNQGVNIKDLGLCLTPVCYFSQATMDEVIGNIMVTGSHNPPEFNGLKITLNGRAVIEDLIEDLREKSYEALSFPFDTNTGTYEQIEIIPAYLNYLENQFQALKQFNQAHKAPIHLIADAGNGTAGLVLPAILERLGFHYRCLYCEPDGSFPHHHPDPTVEENLVDLKKAVKKEKAHVGVAYDGDADRLGVVDNRGKAIWGDQLLIIYAAEILKKHPDAAIVADVKCSQTLFDAIKGMGGRAIMWKTGHSLIKRKMKEEEALLAGEMSGHLFFTHRYFGYDDAIYATLRLLEIMAIKGQIIRNYNLSEVADFLPSICNTPELRYDCPDELKFTLVDRLRERLFSCREGNGECPTIHDIITIDGVRVIFNNGWALVRASNTQPVLVLRFEAENKKTLNLLQKFIMHLVKQVRHELE